In one window of Bemisia tabaci chromosome 6, PGI_BMITA_v3 DNA:
- the LOC109036497 gene encoding uncharacterized protein, with protein sequence MPIPRGSTQPRRSTMKDVDDPMTYTANVSVSSGFSDRQKNLFSVLQSAEKERNEKYGSKPPDPKSVDHCRNLNSEAIRSKLHVRQFVGQESIFKKPSFRPPKNHLRRSVPDYQLNPQKWTKYSLADVPQSQMTDQCNTATAFSFLKELEDRKKKESMRETIDLENTKILFKKTSNDEGCSSSTCSKLPVSFNKSKVVMPEYVVGQKKSTKTKRKIVGETSKRESTQKAIKLDHLLEEEDE encoded by the coding sequence ATGCCGATACCGCGAGGCAGTACCCAACCACGCAGATCTACCATGAaagatgttgatgatcccaTGACTTACACCGCTAATGTATCTGTTTCATCTGGCTTTTCTGATCGGCAGAAAAATCTTTTCAGCGTATTACAATCAGCTGAAAAGGAAAGGAATGAAAAGTATGGCTCTAAACCTCCTGATCCCAAGTCAGTTGATCACTGTCGCAACTTGAACAGTGAGGCCATCAGGAGTAAACTTCATGTTAGACAGTTTGTTGGTCAAGAAAGTATTTTCAAAAAGCCTTCTTTCCGCCCACCTAAAAATCACCTAAGACGATCTGTCCCAGATTATCAGCTGAATCCACAGAAATGGACCAAGTACAGCCTCGCAGATGTCCCTCAAAGTCAGATGACGGATCAATGTAATACAGCAACTGCATTTTCGTTTTTGAAAGAACTGGAGGAtcggaaaaagaaggaaagcaTGCGAGAGACAATCGACCTGGAGAATACCAAAATACTGTTCAAGAAGACTTCAAATGATGAGGGCTGCTCATCTTCAACCTGTTCGAAACTTCCTgtctccttcaataaaagtaaAGTTGTAATGCCAGAATATGTGGTCGGCCAAAAAAAGAGCACTAAAACCAAGAGGAAGATTGTTGGAGAAACCTCCAAAAGAGAGTCCACTCAAAAGGCAATAAAACTAGATCATCTCTTGGAAGAAGAGGatgaataa
- the CSN6 gene encoding COP9 signalosome complex subunit 6 → MGTPAASSMEVDESSKNVMASSGIVGSVSVSLHPLVIMNISEHWTRIRAQEGQAQQVIGALIGKQTGRKVEIMNSFELVFNVIGEDIMIDKFYYKTKEEQFKQVFSEMDFLGWYTTGDEPDESDIKVHKQICEINESPVFLKMNPLVRRSDLPVTMYESVVDLIEGEATVLFVKLTYTLATEEAERIGVDHVARMSSNDSGESSLMAEHLTAQHSAIKMLHSRAKLILEYLKALQSGQLPMNREILREASALSNRLPVIQNSKFKTEFYNQVADVGLMTYLGTITKSCNDINQFVNKFNIMYDRQGIGRRMRGLFF, encoded by the exons ATGGGCACGCCGGCCGCGAGTAGCATGGAGGTGGATGAAAGTTCCAAAAATGTTATGGCCTCATCTGGAATAGTTGGCAGTGTATCCGTCTCCCTACATCCATTGGTCATTATGAATATTTCAGAACACTGGACGAGGATACGCGCTCAAGAGGGTCAAGCGCAGCAAGTCATTGGCGCTTTGATCGGCAAACAGACTGGACGCAAAGTCGAAATAATGAACTCGTTTGAGTTAGTTTTCAACGTTATAGGTGAAGATATAATGATCGACAAATTCTACTACAAGACTAAGGAAGAGCAGTTTAAGCAG GTCTTCAGTGAAATGGATTTCCTTGGTTGGTACACAACAGGTGATGAGCCTGACGAGTCTGATATCAAAGTTCACAAGCAGATCTGCGAGATCAACGAGAGTCCAGTATTTCTAAAAATGAACCCGCTTGTCCGAAGGAGCGACTTGCCTGTCACCATGTATGAGTCAGTGGTTGATCTTATCGAGGGTGAGGCCACAGTGCTTTTTGTAAAACTCACGTACACCCTAGCAACGGAGGAGGCCGAAAGAATCGGTGTTGATCATGTAGCACGCATGTCCAGCAACGATTCAGGAGAGAGCTCTTTGATGGCTGAACACTTAACAGCGCAGCACAGTGCAATAAAAATGCTACACAGCCGCGCTAAACTCATACTAGAATACCTCAAAGCACTGCAAAGTGGACAACTCCCGATGAACAGAGAAATTCTGAGAGAAGCATCAGCTCTGAGTAATCGGCTACCAGtgattcaaaattcaaagttcaaaaccgaATTTTACAATCAGGTAGCAGATGTAGGACTCATGACTTACCTTGGAACCATCACAAAGAGTTGCAATGACATTAACCAATTTGTCAATAAGTTTAATATAATGTACGATCGACAAGGAATAGGTCGCAGGATGAGAGGATTGTTCTTTTAA